The following coding sequences are from one Bradyrhizobium sp. WSM471 window:
- a CDS encoding class II aldolase/adducin family protein, translating to MSMTADELDKRQAIIGACRRMNTLGINQGTSGNISVRHVDGLLITPTSVPYDAMTPDQIVFMTMNGSHSPDQKPSSEWRFHLDILKARPDVNAVVHAHPTYCTILAIMGLEIPPVHYMIAAAGGDSIRCAPYATFGMAELSEHAVRALEGRLACLLDHHGMIAVGKSLDKAMWLAVEVETLARQYHGCLQIGEPPLLSGAEIERVRQSMSGYGMSEE from the coding sequence ATGTCGATGACAGCGGACGAGCTCGACAAGAGACAGGCCATCATCGGCGCCTGCCGCCGCATGAATACGCTCGGCATCAACCAGGGCACCTCGGGCAATATCAGCGTCCGGCATGTGGACGGGCTTCTGATCACGCCGACCAGCGTGCCCTACGACGCCATGACGCCGGACCAGATCGTGTTCATGACGATGAACGGCTCGCACTCGCCCGATCAGAAGCCGTCCAGCGAGTGGCGCTTCCACCTCGACATTCTGAAGGCCCGGCCAGACGTCAACGCTGTCGTCCACGCCCATCCGACCTATTGCACCATCCTGGCGATCATGGGCCTGGAGATCCCGCCCGTGCACTACATGATCGCGGCCGCCGGCGGCGACAGCATCCGCTGCGCGCCCTATGCCACATTCGGAATGGCAGAGCTGTCCGAACATGCCGTGCGGGCGCTGGAGGGCCGGCTTGCCTGCCTGCTCGACCATCACGGCATGATCGCGGTCGGCAAGTCGCTGGACAAGGCGATGTGGCTCGCCGTCGAGGTCGAGACGCTGGCGCGGCAATATCACGGCTGTCTCCAGATCGGAGAGCCGCCGCTGCTGTCGGGCGCCGAGATCGAGCGGGTCCGCCAGAGCATGTCCGGCTACGGCATGTCGGAAGAGTAG
- the puuE gene encoding allantoinase PuuE, which translates to MTGTRYPRDLRGYGRNPPHPQWPGNARVAVQFVVNFEEGSENNILHGDPASEAFLSDVLGAQPWPGQRHANIESMFEYGSRAGFWRLWRMFSERKWPTTVFGVATALKRNPEIVAAMKEAGWDIASHSLKWIEHKDMTEAQERAEIAEAIRVHTAATGSRPLGWYTGRSSINTNRLLMEEGGFLYLSDSYADDLPYWLKGASGKQLVIPYTLDANDMRFINPQGFAEGEQFFTYLKDAFDVLYAEGESAPKMMSVGLHCRLAGRPGRAAGLIRFLDYIGKHDRVWVPTRLQIAQHWHDKLAHLAADAFEIE; encoded by the coding sequence GTGACTGGTACCCGCTACCCGCGCGATCTCCGCGGCTACGGCCGCAACCCGCCGCACCCGCAATGGCCCGGCAACGCGCGGGTCGCGGTGCAGTTCGTCGTCAATTTCGAGGAGGGCAGCGAAAACAACATCCTGCATGGCGACCCTGCCTCGGAAGCGTTTCTGTCCGACGTGCTCGGCGCACAGCCCTGGCCCGGCCAGCGCCACGCCAACATCGAATCGATGTTCGAATATGGCTCGCGCGCCGGCTTCTGGCGGCTGTGGCGGATGTTCAGCGAGCGGAAGTGGCCGACCACGGTGTTCGGTGTCGCCACAGCGCTGAAGCGCAATCCGGAAATCGTAGCTGCCATGAAGGAGGCGGGCTGGGATATCGCCAGCCACAGCCTGAAATGGATCGAGCACAAGGACATGACCGAGGCGCAGGAGCGCGCGGAGATCGCGGAAGCGATCCGCGTCCACACCGCGGCGACCGGCTCGCGGCCGCTCGGCTGGTACACCGGGCGCTCCTCGATCAACACAAACCGTCTGTTGATGGAGGAGGGCGGCTTCCTCTATCTCAGCGATTCCTATGCCGACGATCTGCCCTATTGGCTCAAGGGCGCGAGCGGCAAGCAGCTCGTCATTCCCTATACGCTCGACGCCAACGACATGCGCTTCATCAATCCGCAAGGATTTGCCGAAGGCGAGCAGTTCTTCACCTATCTGAAGGATGCCTTCGACGTGCTCTATGCCGAAGGCGAGAGCGCGCCGAAGATGATGTCGGTCGGCTTGCACTGTCGTCTCGCCGGCCGCCCCGGCCGCGCGGCGGGGCTGATCCGCTTCCTCGACTACATAGGCAAGCACGATCGCGTCTGGGTGCCGACGCGGTTGCAGATCGCACAGCATTGGCACGACAAGCTCGCGCATCTTGCCGCCGACGCATTCGAGATCGAGTGA
- a CDS encoding Hsp20/alpha crystallin family protein has translation MQPKNPLDWMLSEALDSLTRAERLRQQFGRQDACWEPPIDVLETEHELLILVALPGVNPDNVETVIHDGVLVISGQRTLPPELRNARIHRLELPQGRFERRIALPVGRYAISRFVMDGCVALRLAKS, from the coding sequence ATGCAACCCAAAAATCCCCTCGACTGGATGCTGTCCGAAGCCCTGGACTCGCTGACCCGCGCCGAACGGCTGCGCCAGCAGTTCGGCCGGCAGGACGCCTGCTGGGAGCCACCGATCGACGTGCTCGAAACCGAGCATGAGCTCCTAATCCTGGTCGCGCTTCCCGGCGTCAATCCCGACAATGTCGAGACTGTCATCCATGACGGCGTGCTCGTCATCTCCGGCCAGCGCACCCTTCCGCCGGAGCTTCGCAACGCCCGCATCCACCGGCTCGAACTGCCGCAGGGGCGTTTTGAGCGCCGCATTGCATTGCCCGTTGGCCGCTACGCCATCAGCCGCTTCGTGATGGACGGCTGCGTCGCGCTGCGCCTCGCCAAATCCTGA
- a CDS encoding DUF3830 family protein, whose translation MTKLVIRAGDFTFDARFEEQAAPKTVAAFRKALPFESHIIHVRWSGEGVWMPLGDLDFGVGYENHTSYPAPGQIILYPGGISETEILMAYGGVHFASKMGQLAGNHFITLTSGLENLATLGKSVLWKGALPIRFEEV comes from the coding sequence ATGACCAAACTCGTTATCCGTGCCGGCGACTTCACCTTCGATGCCCGTTTCGAGGAGCAAGCGGCGCCCAAGACTGTCGCCGCGTTCCGCAAGGCGCTGCCGTTCGAAAGTCACATCATCCACGTGCGCTGGAGCGGCGAGGGCGTGTGGATGCCGCTCGGCGACCTCGATTTCGGTGTCGGCTACGAGAACCACACCAGCTATCCCGCGCCCGGCCAGATCATCCTCTATCCCGGCGGCATCAGCGAGACCGAGATCCTGATGGCCTATGGCGGCGTGCACTTCGCGAGCAAGATGGGCCAGCTCGCCGGCAACCATTTCATCACGCTGACCTCCGGCCTGGAGAATCTGGCGACGCTCGGCAAGAGCGTGCTGTGGAAGGGCGCGCTGCCGATCCGCTTCGAGGAAGTCTGA
- a CDS encoding DUF2798 domain-containing protein → MIAVRKLPARYAPVVMPFVLSILMTAVVSVISTLRSLGATPAFIATWPDAWALSWLVAFPTLLMVLPLVRRIVACVVAAPWQPGR, encoded by the coding sequence ATGATTGCGGTTCGCAAACTGCCGGCGCGCTATGCGCCGGTCGTGATGCCATTCGTGCTGTCCATCCTCATGACGGCCGTGGTGTCGGTCATTTCCACCCTTCGAAGCCTCGGCGCAACGCCGGCGTTCATCGCAACCTGGCCGGACGCCTGGGCGCTGTCATGGCTGGTCGCCTTTCCCACGTTGCTGATGGTGCTGCCACTGGTCCGTCGGATCGTGGCTTGCGTTGTCGCTGCTCCCTGGCAGCCAGGCCGATAG
- a CDS encoding MarC family protein translates to MIDFSLSAFVTLLLVVDPVGLAPAFLAATGGMPDKTKRTIALRAPLIAASILVVIALIGNWLLRQLGIGIPAFQIAGGLLLFGVSYQMIFGDRPHREAREADKASSEHASDVAVFPLAIPMMAGPGAIATTLLLTGDAGYGPRLAIIIAVVLAVCLLCMLCFVFANMIARSLGRTGNAVLSRVLGMLLAAYSVQFVINGIAAVRASLS, encoded by the coding sequence ATGATTGATTTCTCCCTGTCCGCGTTCGTCACGTTGCTGCTGGTGGTCGATCCCGTGGGCCTTGCGCCCGCCTTCCTCGCCGCGACCGGAGGCATGCCCGACAAGACCAAACGCACCATCGCGCTACGCGCGCCGCTGATTGCGGCGTCGATCCTGGTGGTGATTGCCTTGATCGGAAACTGGCTGCTGCGCCAGCTCGGGATCGGCATCCCCGCCTTCCAGATCGCCGGCGGACTGCTGCTGTTCGGCGTGTCCTACCAGATGATCTTCGGCGACCGTCCGCATCGCGAGGCCCGCGAGGCCGACAAGGCGAGCTCCGAGCATGCCTCCGACGTCGCGGTATTCCCGCTGGCGATCCCGATGATGGCCGGTCCCGGCGCGATCGCGACCACGCTGCTCCTGACGGGCGATGCCGGCTACGGGCCGAGGCTCGCGATCATCATCGCGGTCGTCCTCGCCGTGTGCCTGCTCTGCATGCTCTGCTTTGTCTTCGCGAACATGATCGCGCGGAGCCTTGGGCGCACCGGCAACGCCGTCCTCTCGCGCGTGCTCGGCATGCTGCTCGCGGCCTATTCGGTGCAGTTCGTGATCAACGGCATCGCGGCGGTCCGGGCGAGCTTGTCATAG
- a CDS encoding ferritin-like domain-containing protein, whose protein sequence is MAKKAKKRTTKKSSTGRARQAPKMLSDLFLETLKDIYFAENKIIKTLPKMAKAANSKELAAAFNKHLRETQGQVKRLDQIFKMLGKPARGKPCEAINGITDEGAEIMKEFKNAPALDAGLLAAAQAVEHYEISRYGTLRTWAEELGMQDAARLLQATLDEEEATDHTLTELATSVINLEAEEEYRQAA, encoded by the coding sequence ATGGCCAAGAAAGCGAAGAAGCGCACAACCAAGAAATCGTCGACGGGCCGCGCCCGTCAGGCGCCGAAGATGTTGAGCGACCTATTCCTGGAAACGCTCAAGGATATCTATTTCGCCGAGAACAAGATCATCAAGACCTTGCCCAAGATGGCCAAGGCTGCCAACTCGAAGGAGCTCGCGGCGGCTTTCAACAAGCATTTGCGCGAGACCCAGGGCCAGGTCAAACGTCTCGACCAGATCTTCAAGATGCTTGGCAAGCCGGCCCGCGGCAAGCCTTGCGAGGCGATCAACGGCATCACCGACGAAGGCGCCGAGATCATGAAGGAGTTCAAGAACGCTCCTGCGCTGGACGCCGGCCTGCTCGCAGCCGCGCAAGCGGTCGAGCATTACGAAATCTCCCGCTACGGCACGCTGCGCACCTGGGCCGAGGAGCTCGGCATGCAGGACGCCGCAAGGCTGCTCCAGGCGACGCTGGACGAGGAAGAGGCGACCGATCACACGCTGACCGAGCTTGCCACCTCCGTGATCAACCTCGAGGCGGAAGAGGAATACCGCCAAGCGGCCTGA
- the uraD gene encoding 2-oxo-4-hydroxy-4-carboxy-5-ureidoimidazoline decarboxylase — MSQISLSDLNAADEADFVAALANVVEYSPWIAGQLAAKRPFAGINQLHAALMAAIQSAELDVQLALIRAHPDLANKTQRAAGLTAESTDEQNSAGLDRLSEAEYAAFERVNNAYRAKFDIPYIVCVRRHTKDSVLRDFETRLRNIAKTETRRAIEEIGRISALRLDQLVAADDKLKVHGRLSTHVLDNHAGKPAPGIPVELVELANLGESRVIARAVTNADGRTDQPLIGGRPLPIGRYELRFSVAEYYAERNVPLTDPPFLDEIPLRFAISEPESHYHVPLLVTPWSYSTYRGS; from the coding sequence ATGTCGCAAATATCGCTGTCTGATCTCAATGCCGCCGATGAAGCCGATTTCGTTGCCGCGCTCGCCAACGTCGTTGAATATTCGCCGTGGATCGCCGGGCAACTGGCCGCGAAGCGGCCGTTCGCCGGCATCAACCAGTTGCACGCCGCGCTGATGGCGGCGATCCAGAGTGCCGAACTCGACGTGCAATTGGCGCTGATCCGGGCGCACCCGGATCTCGCCAACAAGACCCAGCGCGCGGCGGGGCTCACCGCAGAATCGACCGACGAGCAGAACAGCGCCGGCCTCGATCGGCTGTCGGAGGCCGAATACGCGGCGTTCGAGCGCGTCAACAATGCCTATCGTGCGAAGTTTGACATCCCCTATATCGTGTGCGTGCGTCGTCACACCAAGGATTCCGTGCTGCGCGATTTCGAGACGCGGTTGCGCAATATCGCCAAGACCGAGACGCGACGTGCGATCGAGGAGATTGGCCGCATCTCGGCGTTGCGGCTCGATCAACTCGTCGCAGCCGATGACAAGCTCAAGGTCCATGGCCGGCTCTCGACCCATGTGCTGGACAACCACGCCGGCAAGCCCGCACCGGGCATTCCGGTCGAGCTGGTCGAGCTCGCGAACCTCGGCGAGAGCCGCGTGATAGCGCGCGCGGTGACCAATGCGGACGGCCGCACCGATCAGCCGCTGATCGGTGGCCGCCCGCTGCCGATCGGCCGCTACGAGCTCCGGTTTAGCGTTGCCGAATATTACGCCGAGCGCAACGTGCCGCTCACCGACCCGCCGTTCCTCGACGAGATCCCGCTGCGTTTTGCGATCAGCGAGCCGGAGAGCCACTACCACGTGCCGCTGCTGGTCACGCCGTGGAGCTATTCGACCTACCGCGGCAGTTAG
- a CDS encoding molybdopterin-dependent oxidoreductase: MSFEVDGKPFSQVPRAGQCLRTFLRELGHFGVKKGCDAGDCGACTVLLDGEPVHSCLIPAFRADGRAVTTIEGLGGDGGTHPMQQAFLDAQGFQCGFCTAGMILTCASLNQAQRTDLGVALKGNICRCTGYRSIEDALLGKTNIEESVEAGAAFGRSLPAPAGRDIVRGKARYTFDTQIDGLLHIKLLRSPHAHARIVAIDKSEALAVPGVHAVLTHEDAPTILLSTARHEKDWMDPEDTRVLDDLIRFIGQKVAAVVADSEAAAEDACRRLKVRYELLPALIDPEQAMAPGAPVIHPDRTTANRVADAQRNLAAETHGEFGDVAAAFATSAATFEGTFHSHRVQHAALETHGGLAWLDASGVLNVRTSTQVPFLTRRALSDIFELPMDKVRVFCERVGGGFGGKQEMFVEDILALAALKTGRPVKLELTREEQFIATSTRHPMRVHVKAGADADGKLTALQLDVLSNTGAYGNHAGPVMFHSLAESISVYNCQNKRVDGHAVYTNTVPAGAFRGYGLPQTLIAVEAAIDELAKQLGISPYEMRRRNVVKPGDPMVSPPPSEFHDVHYGSYGLDQCLDLVERAMQADGPQPGLSPEWLIGEGIALTMIDTVPPAGHLADAMVTLNDDGGFDLTVGTAEFGNGTSTVHRQIAATTLATTVDRIRLRQSDTAHGGHDTGAYGSAGMFVAGKATHAAAMQLATELKAAAAGAWLCDVGSCALASEAVVSGVRRMSFMELAKLARERGQPFAGAGNSGGTPRSVGFNVQGFRVAVNKGTGELRILRSVHAADAGVVANPMQCRGQVEGGVAQALGAALYEEMVIDADGRVANPKFRDYHLPSFADVPRTEVFFAETLDTIGPLGAKSMSESPYNPVAAALGNAIADATGIRFTAPPFKPDRLFPALHEKFGN; this comes from the coding sequence ATGAGCTTCGAGGTCGACGGCAAGCCGTTTTCGCAAGTGCCGCGCGCCGGCCAGTGCCTGCGCACGTTCCTGCGCGAGCTCGGTCATTTCGGCGTGAAGAAGGGTTGCGACGCCGGCGATTGCGGCGCCTGCACCGTGCTGCTGGACGGCGAGCCGGTGCATAGCTGCCTGATCCCGGCATTCCGCGCCGACGGCCGTGCCGTTACCACGATCGAAGGTCTGGGCGGAGACGGCGGCACGCACCCGATGCAGCAGGCTTTCCTTGACGCACAGGGCTTTCAATGCGGCTTCTGCACCGCCGGCATGATCCTGACCTGCGCCTCGCTGAACCAGGCGCAGCGCACCGATCTCGGCGTGGCGCTGAAGGGCAATATCTGCCGCTGCACCGGTTATCGATCGATCGAGGATGCGTTGCTCGGCAAGACCAACATCGAGGAGAGCGTCGAGGCCGGCGCCGCATTCGGCCGCAGCCTGCCGGCACCAGCTGGCCGCGATATCGTGCGCGGCAAGGCGCGCTACACGTTCGACACGCAGATCGACGGCTTGCTGCATATCAAGCTGCTCCGTTCACCGCACGCCCACGCGAGGATCGTCGCGATCGACAAGTCGGAAGCACTGGCCGTTCCCGGCGTCCACGCGGTGCTGACGCATGAGGATGCGCCCACGATCCTGCTCTCGACCGCGCGGCACGAGAAGGACTGGATGGATCCCGAGGACACCCGTGTCCTCGACGACCTCATCCGCTTCATCGGCCAGAAGGTCGCCGCCGTGGTCGCAGACAGCGAAGCCGCCGCTGAGGACGCATGCCGCCGGCTGAAGGTCCGCTACGAGCTTCTGCCTGCGCTGATCGATCCGGAGCAGGCGATGGCGCCCGGCGCGCCTGTCATTCATCCCGACCGCACCACTGCGAACCGCGTTGCCGACGCCCAGCGCAACCTCGCCGCGGAGACGCATGGCGAATTCGGCGACGTGGCGGCTGCGTTCGCGACATCCGCCGCCACCTTCGAGGGCACCTTCCATAGTCACCGTGTGCAGCATGCCGCTTTGGAAACTCACGGCGGCCTCGCCTGGCTCGACGCTTCCGGCGTGCTCAATGTCCGCACCTCGACGCAGGTGCCGTTCCTGACTAGGCGCGCGCTGTCTGATATCTTCGAGCTTCCCATGGACAAGGTCCGCGTGTTCTGCGAGCGCGTCGGCGGCGGCTTTGGCGGCAAGCAGGAGATGTTCGTGGAGGACATTCTGGCGCTCGCCGCGCTCAAGACCGGGCGGCCGGTGAAGCTGGAGCTCACCCGCGAGGAGCAGTTCATCGCAACCTCGACGCGGCATCCGATGCGGGTCCACGTCAAGGCCGGGGCCGACGCGGACGGCAAGCTCACCGCGCTCCAGCTCGACGTCCTCTCCAACACCGGCGCCTACGGCAATCACGCCGGCCCCGTGATGTTCCACTCGCTCGCGGAATCCATCAGCGTCTACAATTGCCAGAACAAGCGGGTCGACGGCCACGCGGTCTACACCAATACGGTGCCGGCAGGCGCGTTTCGCGGTTATGGCTTGCCGCAAACACTGATTGCGGTCGAGGCCGCGATCGACGAACTGGCCAAGCAGCTCGGCATCAGCCCTTACGAGATGCGCCGGCGCAACGTCGTCAAGCCCGGCGACCCCATGGTATCGCCGCCGCCGTCGGAATTTCACGACGTGCACTACGGCTCCTACGGGCTGGACCAATGCCTCGACCTCGTCGAGCGCGCGATGCAGGCTGATGGCCCGCAGCCAGGCCTGTCGCCGGAGTGGCTGATCGGCGAGGGCATCGCGCTGACCATGATCGACACGGTGCCCCCGGCGGGCCATCTCGCGGATGCGATGGTCACGCTCAACGACGACGGCGGCTTTGACCTCACCGTCGGCACCGCCGAATTCGGCAACGGCACCAGCACCGTGCACCGGCAGATCGCGGCGACGACGCTTGCGACCACCGTCGACCGGATCCGCCTGCGCCAGTCCGACACCGCCCATGGCGGCCACGACACCGGCGCCTATGGCAGCGCCGGCATGTTCGTGGCAGGCAAGGCGACGCATGCGGCAGCCATGCAGCTTGCAACCGAGCTGAAGGCGGCCGCCGCCGGCGCATGGCTCTGCGACGTCGGGAGCTGCGCGCTCGCGAGCGAAGCCGTCGTCAGTGGCGTGCGGCGGATGTCCTTTATGGAGCTGGCAAAGCTCGCGCGCGAACGCGGACAGCCGTTCGCAGGCGCCGGCAATTCCGGCGGCACGCCGCGTTCGGTCGGCTTCAACGTGCAGGGCTTTCGCGTCGCCGTGAACAAGGGCACCGGCGAGCTCCGGATTCTCAGGAGCGTGCATGCGGCGGACGCCGGCGTCGTCGCCAATCCCATGCAGTGCCGCGGTCAGGTCGAAGGCGGTGTCGCGCAGGCGCTCGGTGCCGCGCTCTACGAGGAGATGGTGATCGACGCGGACGGCCGCGTCGCCAACCCCAAATTCCGCGACTATCACCTGCCCTCCTTCGCCGACGTGCCCCGCACCGAGGTCTTCTTCGCCGAGACATTGGACACCATCGGACCGTTGGGTGCGAAGTCGATGAGCGAGAGTCCGTACAATCCGGTCGCCGCCGCGCTCGGCAACGCGATTGCCGATGCCACCGGCATTCGCTTCACGGCGCCACCCTTCAAGCCGGACCGGCTGTTTCCGGCGCTGCACGAGAAGTTCGGTAACTAA
- a CDS encoding chloride channel protein, whose translation MFLRIRHLADRKGTNRVMVRLRALLRSNEFYLIPLALVIGTLAGAIVTLMAEIAQIAHMVIYGIPIDVRLSANTSVSPWAALIAPALGGLALGIMEWWRRRLKLSSAVDPIEANALRGGNLSMRDSVVVSSQTLISNGCGASVGLEAGYTQIGSGIASLLGKFFNLRRNDLRLIVGCGAAAAIAAAFGAPITGAFYACELIVGVYSVGSAAPILAASLAGALTAQWLGGAPYSLEIPKVSAVGVEQYLALIGLALVTSGVGIAVMRSSSMFERLFKWLPVWLRPVIGGLIVGGFAIVTPQVLAAGHGAMVLDLFHDMTIGLIALIIALKVTACLISLASGFRGGLFFASLFVGSLIGKFFSAVLLLISPNFVIDPLVAMLTGMATLGVAIVGGPLTMSFLVLEMTRNVDVTAVVLAGCIVTSICVRFMFGHSFSTWRLHLRGETIRSANDVGWLRNLTVERLMRSDVGKVPSTTTIAAVRREFALGSRPGIVIVNNADEYVGLVLLPDLFSGDLDSIADEIQVIELARLTEIVLIPEMNVKSAMAVFDEAEAEMLAVVDSTDSRKVVGFLTETFARRRYVEEIDKATRGVLGALS comes from the coding sequence GTGTTCCTGCGGATCAGACATCTCGCCGACCGCAAGGGGACGAACCGTGTCATGGTTCGGCTGCGGGCGCTGCTGCGCAGCAACGAATTCTATCTGATCCCGCTGGCGCTGGTGATCGGCACGCTCGCCGGCGCCATCGTGACGCTGATGGCCGAGATTGCGCAGATTGCCCATATGGTGATCTACGGCATTCCCATCGACGTCCGCCTGTCCGCCAATACCAGCGTCAGTCCCTGGGCCGCGCTGATCGCGCCTGCGCTGGGTGGATTGGCGCTCGGTATCATGGAATGGTGGCGGCGACGGCTGAAGCTCTCCAGCGCGGTCGATCCGATCGAGGCGAACGCGCTGCGTGGCGGAAATCTGTCGATGCGCGACAGCGTGGTGGTGTCCAGCCAGACGCTGATCTCGAACGGCTGCGGCGCCTCCGTCGGCCTCGAGGCCGGCTATACCCAGATCGGCTCGGGCATCGCCTCGCTGCTCGGCAAGTTCTTCAATCTGCGCCGCAACGATCTGCGCCTGATTGTCGGCTGCGGCGCCGCTGCGGCGATCGCGGCCGCCTTCGGTGCACCGATCACCGGGGCCTTCTACGCCTGCGAGCTGATCGTCGGCGTCTATTCCGTCGGCAGCGCCGCGCCGATCCTCGCCGCCTCGCTCGCCGGTGCGCTGACCGCGCAATGGCTCGGCGGCGCGCCATACTCGCTCGAAATCCCCAAGGTGAGCGCCGTCGGCGTCGAGCAATATCTGGCGCTGATCGGGCTCGCGCTCGTCACCAGCGGCGTCGGCATCGCCGTGATGCGCTCGTCCTCGATGTTCGAACGCCTGTTCAAATGGTTGCCGGTCTGGCTGCGCCCGGTGATCGGCGGGCTCATCGTCGGCGGCTTTGCGATTGTCACGCCGCAGGTGCTGGCGGCCGGCCACGGCGCCATGGTGCTCGATCTCTTTCACGACATGACGATCGGTCTGATTGCGCTGATCATCGCCCTGAAAGTGACGGCCTGCCTGATCTCGCTTGCCTCCGGCTTCCGCGGCGGGCTGTTCTTTGCCTCGCTGTTCGTGGGCAGCCTGATCGGAAAGTTCTTTTCCGCGGTGCTGCTCTTGATCAGCCCGAACTTCGTGATCGATCCGCTGGTCGCGATGCTGACGGGCATGGCGACGCTCGGCGTCGCCATCGTCGGCGGTCCCTTGACCATGTCGTTCCTCGTGCTCGAGATGACCCGCAACGTCGACGTCACCGCCGTGGTGCTCGCCGGCTGCATCGTCACTTCGATCTGCGTCCGCTTCATGTTCGGACACTCCTTCTCGACCTGGCGCCTGCATCTGCGCGGCGAGACCATCCGCAGCGCCAACGACGTCGGCTGGCTGCGCAACCTCACCGTCGAGCGGCTGATGCGCTCCGATGTCGGCAAGGTGCCGTCGACCACGACGATCGCCGCGGTCCGCCGCGAATTCGCGCTGGGCTCGCGGCCCGGGATCGTCATCGTCAACAATGCGGACGAATATGTCGGCCTCGTCCTGCTGCCCGACCTGTTCTCGGGCGACCTCGACAGCATCGCCGACGAGATCCAGGTGATCGAGCTCGCCCGCCTGACCGAGATCGTGCTGATCCCGGAAATGAACGTGAAGTCGGCGATGGCGGTGTTCGACGAAGCGGAGGCCGAGATGCTGGCAGTGGTCGATTCCACCGACAGCCGCAAGGTGGTCGGCTTCCTCACCGAGACCTTCGCCCGGCGCCGCTATGTCGAGGAGATCGACAAGGCGACGCGCGGCGTACTCGGCGCGCTGTCGTAA